In Candidatus Eremiobacterota bacterium, a single window of DNA contains:
- a CDS encoding tetratricopeptide repeat protein produces the protein MHKSPRHSKLLMLSLLVILEVLLLSAPLRASVYSSIRSGNKDFEKGKYQEAQKKYEKAMSLKPQWDIPLFNIANALFKQNKYKEAVQDFEKTAGIKDTALGAKSYYNMGNSYYRMENLEKAIESYKEALRRNPDDQDAKYNLELALRKDQQKNKNKNKNKDKDKNKDKNKDKDKNKDKDKNKDKDKNKDKD, from the coding sequence GTGCACAAATCACCGAGGCACAGTAAGCTCCTTATGCTCTCCCTGCTCGTGATCCTTGAGGTGCTGCTCTTGTCGGCGCCTCTGCGGGCATCGGTCTATTCCTCGATCCGCTCGGGCAACAAGGACTTTGAAAAAGGGAAATACCAGGAGGCGCAAAAGAAGTACGAGAAGGCCATGAGCCTCAAGCCTCAGTGGGACATCCCCCTTTTCAATATCGCCAATGCCCTCTTCAAGCAGAACAAGTACAAGGAGGCGGTCCAGGACTTCGAAAAAACAGCAGGCATCAAGGATACGGCCCTTGGCGCCAAGTCATACTATAATATGGGAAACAGCTATTACCGCATGGAGAACCTGGAGAAAGCCATCGAGAGCTACAAGGAGGCCCTGAGGAGAAATCCCGACGACCAGGATGCAAAATACAACCTGGAGCTTGCCCTGCGCAAAGACCAGCAAAAGAACAAGAATAAGAATAAGAACAAGGACAAGGACAAGAACAAGGATAAGAACAAGGACAAGGACAAGAACAAGGACAAGGACAAGAACAAGGACAAGGACAAGAACAAGGACAAGGACA
- a CDS encoding BatD family protein produces MARPAHRLLFICLAFMALCAAALHAQGIELSADVDRTSLSLGEQLTLSVTVRGENAPPPVLPSLADFTILSQFQSQNIEIINFQTSASITYQYVLQPRRAGTLTIKPVTLQAGGTTYATDPIVIEVTRGGGGGAGLPFATPIRPTIPAPPSIPSLHPHGAPPALSTPFPNFPFMDEEPQGQVFAVAALNKKKAYVNEQLILTVNFCYPAEVSLDHRLLPPSSQGFLIEEIKSPRSYYTTLQGQKYAVIEQKYILYPISSGSLTVESVTANYQVMSFFGGAMETVKTDPLPVEVMELPKGAPSHFTHAVGEFKVEAEVDPGETPMDEPVTFTIRISGEGNPSTIELPKLPDLAGFKKFDTTESQRTTPQGAKVTGEKSFSTTLIPRKEGTLVIPAITLSYFDPALKAYRTVATSPLEVKVTAPKNPSAGGPSPEVSGAQPLEVKKTDIRYIKSFMRKCAPEDLPLYKNLYFLAAGALPLVLLGGFAFTLRRKEHLEKNTALMRKSQAYRQFRTHLKSARSLAKDPQTFYAAVQKGIYEYLRNRFDMAGSGLTISQIKESLGDRGLDEAALRSFEEFLTKCDLARFASKDSKDSDPSKDLERCEKLVTAIEKATRTARSSQ; encoded by the coding sequence ATGGCAAGACCTGCACACAGACTTCTCTTCATCTGCCTCGCTTTCATGGCGCTCTGTGCCGCGGCGCTCCACGCCCAGGGGATTGAGCTCTCGGCAGATGTGGACAGGACCTCCCTTTCCCTGGGTGAACAGCTCACCCTCTCGGTGACAGTGCGGGGTGAGAACGCCCCCCCTCCGGTACTCCCTTCTCTTGCAGATTTCACCATCCTCTCGCAGTTCCAGTCACAGAACATAGAAATCATCAACTTCCAGACTTCCGCCTCCATTACCTATCAGTATGTGCTCCAGCCCAGGAGGGCCGGCACCCTTACCATCAAGCCTGTGACCCTCCAGGCGGGCGGCACCACCTATGCCACAGACCCCATTGTCATTGAAGTGACAAGAGGAGGGGGCGGAGGTGCAGGCCTTCCTTTCGCCACACCGATCCGCCCCACCATCCCTGCGCCTCCCTCCATTCCCTCCCTGCATCCCCACGGGGCGCCGCCGGCTCTTTCGACGCCCTTTCCCAATTTTCCCTTCATGGACGAGGAGCCCCAGGGGCAGGTCTTCGCCGTGGCGGCCCTCAACAAAAAGAAAGCTTACGTGAATGAACAGCTGATCCTCACCGTCAACTTCTGCTATCCCGCAGAGGTCTCCCTGGACCACCGGCTCCTGCCTCCCTCCTCCCAGGGATTCCTTATCGAGGAGATCAAATCGCCAAGAAGCTACTATACGACGCTCCAGGGGCAGAAATACGCCGTCATTGAGCAGAAATATATCCTTTACCCCATCTCGTCAGGCTCGCTCACCGTCGAGAGCGTCACCGCCAACTACCAGGTCATGAGCTTTTTTGGCGGCGCCATGGAGACCGTGAAGACCGATCCCCTCCCCGTGGAGGTCATGGAGCTCCCGAAAGGAGCGCCCTCCCATTTTACCCATGCCGTGGGGGAGTTCAAGGTCGAGGCGGAAGTCGATCCCGGAGAGACGCCCATGGACGAGCCTGTGACCTTTACCATAAGGATTAGCGGTGAAGGGAACCCTTCCACCATAGAGCTGCCGAAGCTCCCCGACCTGGCGGGATTCAAGAAATTTGATACCACTGAGTCCCAGCGCACCACCCCCCAGGGCGCAAAGGTGACTGGTGAAAAATCGTTCAGCACCACCCTCATTCCCCGGAAGGAGGGCACCCTTGTCATTCCCGCCATCACCCTCTCTTACTTTGACCCTGCCTTGAAGGCCTACCGCACTGTCGCCACATCACCTCTGGAAGTGAAGGTGACGGCACCGAAGAACCCGTCGGCAGGGGGGCCGTCTCCCGAGGTATCAGGAGCTCAGCCCCTCGAGGTAAAGAAGACTGATATCCGCTACATCAAGTCTTTCATGAGGAAATGCGCCCCTGAGGACCTCCCCCTCTATAAAAACCTCTATTTCCTTGCTGCCGGGGCTCTGCCTCTTGTGCTGCTGGGAGGCTTTGCCTTCACCTTGAGAAGAAAAGAGCATCTTGAGAAGAATACGGCCCTCATGAGAAAGTCCCAGGCTTACCGCCAGTTCAGGACCCACCTGAAAAGCGCAAGATCGCTTGCGAAAGACCCCCAGACCTTTTACGCGGCGGTCCAGAAAGGCATCTACGAGTACCTCAGGAACCGTTTTGACATGGCAGGCTCCGGCCTCACCATCTCGCAGATAAAGGAATCTCTTGGTGACAGGGGTCTTGACGAGGCCGCCCTGAGGTCCTTTGAAGAGTTCCTCACAAAGTGCGATCTCGCCCGCTTCGCTTCAAAGGACAGCAAAGACAGCGATCCGTCAAAGGACCTGGAGCGCTGCGAAAAACTCGTGACTGCCATTGAAAAAGCCACGCGCACCGCAAGGAGCTCCCAATGA
- a CDS encoding tetratricopeptide repeat protein, with product MKKALLTALLVLILSSQAFAGAGEADRLFQEGNEAYRNGTYQKAIECYLKITAIQQVASPQLYYNLGNAYFRDNKLGYAILYYEKAHRLLPRDRDIAFNLEFAREAAQKAGAPEGKEGASILSLASINEVTVAVFLLWWGLVALIILYVFLKKEQYLWALCTVAILFLMGTALMATAIYQREYQQSGIITAPSAEVHSSPSLQEAISVIIPEGTKVRILRTEEDWVEVAVQGQKDNASTGGPIQGWIPAKDIKSL from the coding sequence ATGAAAAAAGCGCTTCTCACCGCATTGCTTGTCCTGATTCTGTCTTCGCAGGCCTTCGCCGGCGCAGGCGAAGCGGACAGGCTCTTCCAGGAAGGGAACGAGGCTTACAGGAACGGCACCTACCAGAAAGCCATCGAGTGCTACCTGAAGATAACGGCCATCCAGCAAGTGGCAAGCCCCCAGCTCTATTACAACCTCGGGAATGCCTACTTCAGGGACAACAAGCTCGGCTATGCCATTCTTTACTATGAGAAGGCCCACCGCCTTCTTCCCAGGGACCGTGACATTGCCTTCAACCTGGAATTTGCAAGGGAGGCGGCGCAGAAAGCCGGGGCCCCCGAGGGGAAAGAGGGAGCATCCATCCTCTCCCTCGCCTCCATAAACGAGGTCACCGTGGCGGTATTTCTTCTCTGGTGGGGCCTTGTGGCCCTTATCATCCTCTATGTGTTCCTCAAGAAGGAGCAGTACCTCTGGGCACTCTGCACCGTGGCCATCCTCTTTCTCATGGGAACGGCCCTCATGGCCACTGCGATCTATCAGAGGGAATATCAGCAGAGCGGCATCATCACCGCACCGTCGGCAGAGGTCCATTCAAGCCCAAGCCTCCAGGAAGCCATCTCCGTGATCATCCCCGAGGGCACGAAGGTGCGCATCCTGAGGACCGAGGAAGACTGGGTGGAAGTGGCGGTGCAGGGCCAGAAAGACAATGCCTCCACAGGAGGGCCTATACAGGGCTGGATTCCTGCCAAGGATATAAAATCCCTCTAG
- a CDS encoding HAD family phosphatase — protein sequence MENHRRLVCFDLDGTLIDGTVYIWQTLYETYVKDESLKKKITEDYYAKRITYEEWFLHDLEIFRDHGVTEEKMRASIRSLKLMKGARETLDELLSRGYKLALISGSLSMVLDELFPDHPFSDVLINEVYFDDHGVISGGKATPYDVEKKGEGLKVIASREGIPLDRCFFVGDNENDLSIAETAGFSIAFNCKSERLARVCNVVIYEKDLRKILTVIP from the coding sequence ATGGAAAACCATCGAAGGCTTGTCTGTTTCGACCTGGACGGCACTCTCATTGACGGCACTGTCTATATCTGGCAGACCCTCTATGAAACCTATGTAAAGGATGAGAGCCTCAAGAAGAAAATCACCGAAGACTATTATGCCAAGAGGATCACTTACGAGGAGTGGTTCCTCCACGATCTGGAGATCTTCAGGGACCACGGCGTCACCGAAGAGAAGATGCGCGCCTCCATCCGCTCGCTGAAGCTCATGAAAGGGGCCCGCGAAACACTTGACGAGCTCTTGAGCCGTGGATACAAGCTTGCACTCATTTCTGGAAGCCTCAGCATGGTGCTTGACGAGCTTTTTCCTGACCACCCCTTTTCCGATGTCCTTATCAACGAGGTCTATTTCGACGACCATGGCGTCATCTCGGGGGGGAAAGCCACCCCCTACGACGTGGAGAAGAAGGGCGAGGGCCTCAAGGTGATTGCCTCCAGGGAAGGAATCCCGCTGGACCGCTGTTTTTTTGTGGGCGACAATGAAAATGATCTTTCCATAGCGGAGACGGCCGGTTTTTCCATTGCCTTCAACTGCAAGTCCGAGAGACTTGCACGCGTTTGTAATGTGGTAATCTACGAGAAGGATCTCAGGAAGATTCTCACCGTCATCCCCTAG
- a CDS encoding protein-L-isoaspartate(D-aspartate) O-methyltransferase — MRRHIFEEQREHMVAIQLRARGITDEAVLSAMASVPREVFVPPEQCESSYEDRALSVGLGQTISQPWIVAYMTQALALEPHDRVLEVGTGSGYQGAVLSRIVKEVYSIERLPELSAGAGKIYGALGYGNIYLTVGDGTEGWPDHAPYDAIMVTAASPVIPEPLKEQMAQGGRLILPLESDFCEVLMLVTRKADQYDVVRLCECRFVPLIGRFGYHGDR; from the coding sequence GTGAGAAGGCACATCTTTGAAGAGCAGCGGGAGCACATGGTGGCGATCCAGCTCAGGGCGAGAGGCATCACCGATGAGGCAGTCCTCTCCGCCATGGCCTCCGTTCCCAGAGAGGTTTTCGTGCCTCCTGAGCAGTGCGAGTCTTCTTATGAAGACAGGGCTCTCTCCGTGGGCCTTGGCCAGACCATTTCGCAGCCATGGATTGTTGCCTACATGACCCAGGCCCTGGCACTGGAACCTCACGACAGGGTTCTCGAGGTGGGAACAGGATCAGGGTACCAGGGCGCCGTTCTCAGCAGGATAGTGAAAGAGGTCTATTCCATTGAGAGGCTCCCGGAGCTCTCCGCCGGGGCCGGGAAGATCTATGGAGCCCTTGGATACGGCAATATTTATCTCACTGTCGGTGACGGGACCGAGGGATGGCCGGACCATGCACCCTATGACGCCATTATGGTGACGGCAGCCTCTCCGGTGATACCGGAGCCGCTGAAAGAGCAGATGGCGCAGGGAGGGCGGCTCATTCTCCCCCTCGAGTCCGATTTTTGTGAGGTACTGATGCTTGTGACGCGAAAGGCAGACCAGTACGATGTGGTAAGGCTCTGCGAGTGCCGTTTTGTGCCGCTCATAGGAAGGTTCGGCTACCACGGAGATCGGTGA
- a CDS encoding HEAT repeat domain-containing protein, translating to MSSPSSLTLHQGSLPGEPRHTSGQAMPMVFLTASAFTGGFSLLFQLAPHGNLALLSPALLACGVFQAILWLMVRRPSRLFFYGALVAQALVLLLAPRAHGLFFAVMAGAFGALWSILYRYVSLYYAGQEGGLETRGLLALSVAAGSVVSGLVVFSACGTGEVAVLLFSSVFLAIGGALPAAALFSGELPVQISLAGTTGFLRGFFRGKKGGLAMALTLAMFFTTIITVAQDMLVLFFSARSFQSFGEAAFLGGIFMMSGGTATVLCLLFVVPALKTHIGVRTLYGLYPLFALVIFIIAALVPVGGAVLLWAFIVTRYALGGPVAREVEVLFCDGLPLTARKVFQSLVEPEIVAGATIFCGVILMGFDAASSWFLMGTVFLGGGAALVSLPVLIWGCREYIQNLLMRFRERNIDVVSLADHLGPLGIPDVKAILEGVKAYDDLPCLFFLRSLRELQNRELVESLIELLPEKKPMVQSEIISILGEMDVQEAYEPIVKLLSSENAHLRAHCIKVLGDLDLQKNIPLILEHLDDSSPEVRAVAALHAGQFGFMKERSCQIIHSLLASREESEICWGAYAAGRSLDRSFFYYLAPLLSSESPAVRLRVMEAMERLIDYRERDFRTMFIKALQDSLPALRLTALRICAKFGAEGLLPLVASLLGDRHSDVRREAIATLSRHRDDLLDDLRSFLYHSDERVVESSLALISGGSTLISLDCVYRFLEVEFHIAQRNLHYLEVLKKYGAEKDLLAKALYDYNQKALRHIMIVSRSLPPPARGPGGPQLIALKKKTGAFAAALLDNSAGGRLRLPKEMAAPEDALWEDYLHHPDKWIRRATCYFLVRRDRRELLDEEVLSECDERGVRVLEEISILRKIPLFMNLTLELLAAISELSEERSYRAGDVVFREGEPGDEMFLIYSGKVKIWKRGGRNDEIVLAELKTEDYFGEMAMLDEAPRSASAVALEPSVLSVLTREKFYNIIYEKPEIAIEVCKVLSGRLREANERLMETRNAGGRNY from the coding sequence ATGAGTTCTCCTTCTTCTCTTACCCTGCACCAGGGATCCTTGCCTGGAGAGCCCCGCCACACCTCTGGCCAAGCCATGCCCATGGTTTTCCTCACCGCAAGCGCTTTTACGGGCGGTTTTTCCCTTCTCTTTCAGCTTGCACCTCATGGAAACCTCGCATTGCTCTCTCCCGCCCTTCTGGCATGCGGTGTGTTCCAGGCCATTCTATGGCTTATGGTAAGGCGCCCCTCCCGGCTCTTTTTCTATGGGGCCCTCGTGGCGCAGGCCCTGGTGCTCCTGCTGGCTCCCCGTGCTCATGGCCTTTTCTTTGCGGTGATGGCAGGCGCTTTCGGAGCCCTCTGGAGCATCCTGTACCGGTATGTTTCTCTTTACTACGCAGGACAGGAAGGAGGACTCGAAACCCGAGGCCTCCTTGCTCTCAGCGTTGCTGCGGGATCTGTGGTGAGTGGCCTCGTGGTATTTTCTGCCTGCGGGACCGGAGAGGTCGCTGTGCTCCTTTTCTCATCGGTGTTCCTTGCCATTGGCGGTGCCCTCCCCGCTGCGGCGCTTTTTTCCGGGGAGCTCCCGGTGCAGATCTCTCTTGCCGGGACCACGGGATTCCTGCGGGGGTTCTTCCGGGGAAAAAAAGGGGGGCTCGCCATGGCTCTTACCTTGGCCATGTTTTTTACCACGATCATCACGGTGGCCCAGGACATGCTTGTGCTTTTTTTCTCGGCCCGATCCTTTCAGAGCTTCGGCGAGGCCGCCTTTCTCGGAGGGATCTTTATGATGAGTGGGGGAACGGCCACCGTGCTGTGCCTTCTCTTTGTGGTTCCCGCTCTGAAAACTCATATTGGCGTCCGTACCCTTTACGGGCTTTACCCTCTCTTTGCCCTGGTGATTTTTATCATCGCCGCCCTGGTGCCCGTGGGGGGGGCTGTGCTCCTCTGGGCCTTCATCGTGACCAGATACGCACTGGGAGGCCCTGTGGCGCGGGAGGTGGAGGTGCTGTTCTGTGACGGCCTTCCCCTCACGGCGAGAAAGGTCTTTCAGAGCCTCGTGGAGCCCGAGATTGTGGCGGGAGCGACAATATTCTGCGGCGTGATACTCATGGGCTTTGACGCGGCGTCCTCATGGTTTCTGATGGGGACTGTCTTCCTGGGGGGAGGCGCCGCGCTTGTCTCCCTTCCTGTGCTTATCTGGGGCTGCCGGGAATATATTCAGAACCTTCTGATGCGTTTCAGGGAGAGAAATATTGATGTGGTGTCCCTGGCGGATCACCTGGGCCCTCTTGGTATTCCCGATGTAAAGGCCATACTTGAAGGGGTGAAGGCTTATGATGACCTTCCCTGCCTTTTTTTCCTCCGCTCACTCCGCGAACTTCAGAACAGGGAGCTTGTCGAGTCCCTCATCGAGCTTCTTCCCGAAAAGAAGCCTATGGTCCAGAGCGAGATTATAAGCATTCTCGGGGAGATGGATGTCCAGGAGGCCTATGAGCCCATCGTGAAGCTTCTCTCCTCGGAGAACGCCCATCTCAGAGCCCATTGCATCAAGGTTCTTGGCGATCTGGACCTCCAGAAGAACATCCCCCTCATCCTGGAGCACCTCGATGACAGCTCCCCCGAGGTTCGCGCCGTTGCCGCCCTCCATGCAGGCCAGTTCGGCTTCATGAAAGAGCGCTCCTGCCAGATTATACACTCATTGCTCGCAAGCCGCGAGGAATCCGAGATCTGCTGGGGTGCCTATGCGGCGGGACGATCCCTGGACCGGTCCTTCTTCTATTATCTTGCCCCCCTTCTCTCGTCGGAGAGCCCCGCGGTGAGGCTCCGGGTCATGGAGGCCATGGAGCGCCTCATTGATTACAGGGAGCGGGATTTCCGCACTATGTTCATAAAGGCTCTCCAGGACAGCCTGCCGGCCCTCCGCCTTACTGCCCTCAGGATATGTGCGAAGTTTGGCGCCGAGGGCCTTCTGCCCCTTGTGGCCTCTCTTCTCGGTGACAGGCACAGCGATGTGCGCAGGGAGGCAATCGCCACCCTGTCCCGGCATCGCGACGACCTGCTTGATGACCTGAGAAGCTTTCTCTACCACAGCGACGAGAGGGTAGTGGAATCATCCCTTGCCCTTATCTCAGGGGGATCGACCCTTATCTCCCTCGATTGCGTGTACCGTTTCCTGGAAGTGGAGTTTCATATCGCCCAGAGAAACCTTCATTACCTTGAGGTGCTCAAGAAATACGGCGCCGAAAAGGATCTTTTGGCCAAGGCGCTTTATGATTACAACCAGAAGGCGTTGAGACATATCATGATTGTGAGCCGGAGCCTTCCCCCCCCCGCCAGGGGGCCTGGAGGCCCGCAGCTCATTGCTCTGAAAAAGAAAACGGGAGCCTTTGCCGCGGCGCTCCTGGACAACAGCGCGGGAGGAAGGCTCCGGCTCCCGAAGGAGATGGCGGCACCGGAGGATGCACTCTGGGAAGATTATCTCCACCACCCTGACAAGTGGATCAGACGTGCCACATGCTATTTCCTTGTCAGGCGCGACCGCCGTGAACTGCTTGATGAAGAGGTCCTCAGCGAATGCGACGAAAGGGGAGTGAGAGTTTTGGAGGAAATAAGCATTCTCAGGAAGATACCCCTCTTTATGAATCTCACGCTTGAGCTTCTCGCCGCCATAAGCGAGCTTTCCGAAGAGAGGAGCTACAGGGCCGGCGATGTGGTGTTCCGTGAGGGAGAGCCTGGCGACGAAATGTTTCTTATTTACTCGGGCAAGGTGAAGATATGGAAGCGGGGCGGCAGGAACGACGAAATCGTGCTTGCCGAGCTCAAAACGGAAGACTATTTCGGTGAGATGGCCATGCTTGACGAGGCACCCCGCTCGGCGTCGGCAGTGGCTCTGGAGCCTTCAGTGCTCTCGGTGCTCACCCGCGAGAAGTTTTACAACATAATCTATGAGAAGCCTGAGATTGCCATAGAGGTCTGCAAGGTCCTCTCAGGGCGCCTCCGTGAAGCCAACGAAAGACTCATGGAAACCCGCAACGCCGGGGGAAGGAATTATTAG